Part of the Lujinxingia vulgaris genome is shown below.
GCCATCGCCGCCGGCACCTTCCACACCTGCGCAATCTACGACGAAGCCCTCTACTGCTGGGGCCGAAACTCGCACGGCCAGCTCGGACAGCCCTCAAACGAAGCGGGCTTCTACCACACCCCCACCCTGGTCGCCGGGCTGGAGTCAGGCGTAAGCGCGGTGGCCGCCGGAAGTGACTTCACCTGCGCCGTCCAGGACGGCGCGCTGCTCTGCTTTGGCAAAGGCGGCCTCGGTCAGCTGGGCCGCGGCGAAGCGGTCGATTCCAACAGCGCCAACCCCACACCCACCCCGGTCGTCGGGCTGGAGTCCGGCGTAAGCGCCGTCGCCGCCGGAAGCATCCACGCCTGCGTCATTCAAAACGGCGCCCTCAAATGCTTTGGCTACAACGGCCTGGGAGCGCTCGGCGACGCCCGGACCGCCGGAGAATCCAACCCCGACGCCATCACCCCCACCCCCATCACCGCCGAGGGTCTCGACGCTGGCGTCACCCTGGTGAGCGCCGGCGGCCACCACACCTGCGCGCTCCACAACGGCGTGGTCAAATGCTTTGGCAACAACAGCCAGGGCCAGCTCGGCCACGACCAGAACCTCGGCCAGGACACCCACAACCCCACCCCGACCGCCATCGCCGGCTTAACCGACGTCACCCTGCTCGAAGGCGGCGAATACACCACCTGCGCCATCGCCAGCGGCGCCGCCCGCTGCTGGGGCCACAACTACTACGGCCAGGCCGGCCACCCCGACAACTTCGACACGCTCGGTGTCCAGGACCACACCCTGCACACCGTCGAAGGCTTCGCCGCCAGCGCCACCGACCTGAGCAGCGGCCGCCAGCACACCTGCGCCGTTAAAGACGCCATCGTCTACTGCTTCGGCGCCAACAACTCCGGGCGCTGTGGCCACGACGGCGATTCGACCTACCAGCCCATCGCTCTGAGCACGCTCACAGACGTCTCGCTCATCGCCAGCGGCAACATCCACAGCTGCGCGCTGGCCGGCGGCCAGCTCTACTGCTGGGGCAACGCCACCTACGGCCAGACCGGCGCCACAACCTCCTCCCATATCCCCAACCTGGTCACCTTTCCCTGACCCTCGGTCGCCTTCAAACCTGACCCTCGGTCGCCTCACTAACCCGACCCTCGGTCGTGCAAAGTCCTTTATATATGCGCTCCTTCCCGACCTCCCCCACACGAGCAACGCCCACCCGCCTCTGGACATCCCGCCTCACGTCGCCACAATAGAGCCGCCTGCCAACCTGTGTCTGCACATCTCCAACCACCTCCCGAGGTCTCATGATCCCCTCCCGCGCAAACTTCATCGCCGGCCAATGGACCACCCCCGCCCGCGCCCAGAACACCCTGCGCCGCGAAAACCCCGCTCTGAAAGACGAGCTGATCTTTGAGACCCCCTGGTCCACCGACGCCGTCAACCTGGCCGTCGACGCCGCCCGAAAAGCCCTCCCCGCCTGGGATAAACTCGGCGTCGAAGGCCGACTCCCCTACATCGAGCGCTTCCGCAAGGCTCTCGACGCCCGCAAAGAGGGGCTCGCCCGCGCCATCACCACCGAGATGGGCAAACCGCTCTGGGAATCCCGCGGCGAAGCCGGCGCGCTGACCGCCAAGATCGACATCATGAGCACCGAGGGCCTCGACCTCACCAGCCCCGTCCACCCCGAGGGCCTCCAGGGCGGCTCCTGGCACCACCGCCCGCTTGGACCTCTGGCAGTGCTCTGCCCCTACAACTTCCCGCTCCACCTCCCCAACGGCCACATCATCCCCGCGCTCCTCACCGGCAACACCCTCATCGTCAAACCCTCCGAGCTCGCCCCCCTCTCCATGCAGCTCTACTTTGAGTGCGCGCAGGAGGCCGACTTCCCCCCCGGCGTCCTCAACCTCGTGCACGGCCCCGGCGAAGTCGGCGCCGCCTTGAGCGCCCACCCCAGAGTCGCCGGCGTGCTCTTCACCGGCTCCTTCGCCACCGCCCAGCGCATCCGCCGCGCCACCTTCGACCAGCCCTGGAAGCTCCTGGCCCTGGAGATGGGCGGCAAAAACACCGCCATCGTCCTCGACGACGCCAACCTCGATCAGGCCGCCCACGAGATCTTGCTCGCAAGCTGCCTGACCACCGGCCAGCGCTGCTCGGCCACAAGCCGCGTCGTCGCCCACACCACCATCATCGACGCCCTCCAGGATCGCCTCGTCGCCCTGCTCGAGCGCGTCACCACCGGCGACCCCACCACCGAAGGCGACACCGCCCCCTTTATGGGCCCGCTGGCCGACCGCCGCGGATTTGAAGACTTCCTCAACGTCCAGCAACAAGACGATCAGGGCACCCTCATCCCCATCCTCGAAGGCGGCGCCCACCCCGAACTTCAAAGGGGCTACTTCGTCCGCCCCGCCCTCTGGCGCGCCTCCCAGCTCAACGCCCAGGGCGAACACCAGACCGAAGAGCTCTTCGGCCCCGACATCGTCCTCTACGAAGCCTCCGACGCCGCAAGCGCCGCCCGCCTCGCCAACGCCACCGACTACGGCCTGGCCATGAGCGTCTTCACCGCCGACCCCGAGCGCTTCGACGCCCTCACCTACGAGCTCGACTGCGGCATCCTCAACCTCAACCGCTCCACCGTCGGCGCCTCCAGCCGCCTCCCCTTCGGCGGCATCAAAAAAAGCGGCAACCACCGCCCCGCCGCCATCCTCGCCCCCCTCTACTGCACCTACCCCCAGGCTCGCCTCCAACAACCCGCCGAGTTCTCCCCCGACACCCCCCACTCCGGCCCCCTCAACCTCCTCAAACCCGCATAAACACACAACCTCTCGTGACCGGGGGTCACCAATTATCAATTAATTTTCCCCGGTTGCGCCCCCCCTGCAAACCACCTGCCCCCCTCACAAATCGACCAACGTGGCAGCCCCCCGCGCCCCACAACCACCCAACCACCCAACCACCCAACCACAACCCGCACACCCCCCAACGCCCTCACAAATCGACCAACGTGGCAAACCCCGGCGCCCCACAACCACCCAACCACCCAACCACAACCCGCACACCCCCCAACCCCCTCACAAACCTCCCCACAACGCGAACCCGAGCGCCCCACAACCACACAACCACCCAACCACCTAACCACAAATCGCGCCCCACCATCCCCACACGCGCCCCCCCCCAACCCCACGCCCCCTCAATACACCACCTTCTCCACCAAAAACTCCAACACCTTCCGATGGAAGTGATCGATGGTCTGCGCCCGTCGCCACCCGTGCCCCTCCTCCTCATACACATGGTAGAGGTGCGGCACACCGCGTCGTCGCAACGACCCGGCGATCGCCTCGGCCTGATCCAACGGAACCACCGAATCTTTAGCCCCGTGGAAGATCGCCAGCGCATCGCTGATGCGCTCGGCCCGATTGATCGGGGAGCGCTCCCGATAAAGATCGGCGGCCTCAGGCAAGGGCCCGATCAGGCTGTCGTTATAATGCGCCTCGAACTTGTGCGTGCCCCGCTGCAGCGCAAATAGATCCGAGATCCCGTAGAGGCAAACACCGGCCTTAAAGGTGCCCGGATGATCCACCAGGGCCTTGAGCACGGTATACCCCCCGGCGCTCCCGCCCATGATCACGGCGCGCTGACCATCGGCCAGCCCCTCCTCATCAAGGAAGCGCACCGCCGCCACCGCATCCTCCACATCGGCCTCGCCCCACTTGCCAAAGAGCGCTTCCATGTACGCGCGCCCGTAGCCGGTGGAGCCGCGGTAGTTCACATCGAGCACGGCAAAGCCGCGCGTGGCAAAGAACTGATTTCGCGCCTCCCACCCCATCACCCGCTGGGCGGTCGGCCCCCCGTGAATCATCACCAGCACCGGCGGCTTGCCGCTGGCGCGATAGGCCGGGTTGGTCGGCGGATAGAAGATCCCGTGCACCTCCACATCGTCGCCATCGTCACCTTGCACCGCCCAGCTCACCGCCCTGGCCGCCGCAAGCTCATCTTCTTCAAGACGCTCGCTCGACGCGAAGCGACGCACCTGCACGGAGCCCGCGGCCACCGTGATCACCCGCGGCGGACGTTTCGACGACGACGCGATCAGCGCCACCGCCCCCCCGGTGGTAACCCGCGGCTGGGCCAACGAAGTATAGCCCTCCAACCCCGGCAAGCGCCTGGCACTCCCATCGACGCCCAGCCGCTCCAGATGATGCTCGCCGCGCACACTCCCCAGCGCGATGACCGCCTCGCTATCCTGGGTCCAATCGTAGAAACGCAGCCCCTGAATCCAGGGCGGCCCGCCAAACTCCACCCCCTCGCGCTCGATCACCCGCGACTCCCCGCTCTGCACATCCTGCAGCACCACCTGCCAGAAGCCGCTCTCATCGCTCAAATACGAAAGCCACCGACCATCGGGCGAATACTGCGGCTGCTGCACCGCCACGCCCTCCTTCTCCACCACCGAGGAGCGCGGCCCCACCCGCACCACCCCGCCGGTCATATCGATGCCTGCCGTCTCAAGGCGCGTCTGCGTCCAGGGCATCTGCGGATGATCCCAGCTCACCCACACCAGCCTGTCGCCCGAAGGCGACCACGCCGGCTGCATGTAGAAGTCGGCCCCCTGAGCCACCTTCACCGGCCACTGCGACCCGTCGGTGGGCACCACCGCGATCACATCCTCATCATTGACCCGGTGCACATAGGCCACCCACTGCCCATCGGGCGAAATCGCCGGGCTGGCCACCTTCCCCCACTCTGGCGAGAGGGGGCGAGGACGGCCTTTGTCGAGATCGGCGGCGTAGAGGCGACCATCGGAGGCCGCAAACACCACGAGATCCTCGCGAACATCAAACTCCCCGCCCCCATAACCCACCCCACCGCTGACGCTGAGCTCATCGTTGAGCGCGCGCGCAGCCTGGTCGGGGCGCTGCACCATCAACACCCCGCGCCCATCGATCCGCTCCGCCCACACCAGCGTGCGCCCTTTGCCGCCCCACGACACATCTAAAAAGCGCAGCTCCCCGGCCAACATCTCCGGCCCCAGCTTGCTCGACCACAACCCAAAGGGCACCTGCTTCTGCGTCGACTCACTCATCTGCGCTCCTCACATCCTCACATCGTCCATCAACCGGCCCCGACTCAACATCAGCGCCGTCGCGGCTCACCCCGCTTCTCTGGCCGCAAAGCTAAAACACCTGCCACAAAAAAAGAACCCCTCCCGACCGCTGCGGCCAGGAGGGGCTCCTTATCGTTCTCACCTCACGGCGCGCATAAGCGCCGCGGGCGTCGGGGCGATCAGGTCTCGATCACGCCCACATTCTTATCGTCGCGCTTGTACACCACGTTGATCGCCTGGGTCTCGGCGTTGGTGAACACGAAGAACTGACGGTCTTCGAGAAGATCAAGCTGCAGCACCGCCTCATCAATGCTCATGGGCTTGGCCTCATAGAGCTTGTTGCGCAGCACCGAGACGCGACCCGACGGGGTGTTGACCGTCTCCACCACCGGGGTCTCCTCGGCGGCCGAGGGCTCCGGATAGAGCTCGTAATCTTCGGCGAACTCGCTGTCGATCTCCGCCGCCGACTCCGCGGCGATCGGCGAGACAACCGCCATCTTGAACATCTTGGCCTGACCGTTGGTCGGCTTGTGGTCACGAAGGCGATCCTTGTGACGACGCAGCTGCTTCTCGATCTTGTCGAGCGCCAGGTCGATCGAGCTGTACATATCCTCGCTGCGCTCCGCCCCCTTCACCGTCAGGTTCTTGATCTGCAGCGTGAAGTCGGCGATGTGCCAGAACTTCTCGACGGTCATCACGACCGAGGCGTCGATCTTGCCCTGAACATACTTGTCGCAGATGCGCTCCAGCTTGGCCGTGGCGTAGTTGCGAAGCGATGCCGACGAATCCATGTTCCGGAAGGATACGTTTGCGTTCATGAAGGACTCCTTCTTCGGGTAGATGATACTGCATTCTAGAATGAGCCGATGACGTCTTGGACCACACGTCCGACAACCTCACCTGCGCTCGAAGGTCCAGCATAGTCCGAAACGCCAGCACCTACCAACCGTATTCGTTACAACTCGCACAGCAGACAAGCCCCCCCGCCGGCAGCCTCGGCCTTTTTTGTGGTTCAGAAGAGCTGCTTGCGTTTGCTGCTCGACAAAATCCCCATCATCTCCCGGTACTTGGCCACGGTGCGCCGGGCGATGTCGATCTCTTCTTCTTTCAAAAGTTCCACGATCCGCGCATCGCTCAGCGGCTTCTTCGGGTCCTCATGCGCGACGATATCGCGGATCTTGGCCTTGACCGCCTCGCTGGCCAGATCATCGCCCCCCAGGTTGGTGATCGAGGAGTTGAAGAAGTATTTGAGCTCAAACACACCCCGCGGCGTATGCACGTACTTCGAGCTCGTCACACGGCTCACCGTCGACTCGTGCATCCCGATATCCTCGGCCACATCGCGCAGCACCAGCGGCTTGAGGTGCTCGACCCCCTTCTCAAAAAAGTCCCGCTGAAACTTGATGATGCTCTCGGTGACCTTCACGATCGTGTTCTGGCGCTGCTCAATGCTGCGGATCAACCAGAGCGCCCCGCGCAGCTTATCCTGGATATAATCCTTAACCTCGTCGCGCTCCCCCTCCTCCTTTTTGCGCGCGAGCTCCTTCTTATAGAAGTTCGAGATGCGCAGCCTGGGCAGCCCATCCTCGTTGAGCACCGGCACCCACTCCCCGTCCAACTTCCGGATATAAATGTCCGGGGTGATGTAGCGCGGCTCATCATCGGAGTACGCGCGCCCCGGCCGCGGCTCAAAAAACGAGAGCGCCTTGGCCGCCTCGATCACCTCGTCGAGCTCCACCCCCTGAGCGCGGGCGATCTTCCCGTAACTCTTACGCTCCAGATCCGGGATATGCTCCTCGATCATCGCGTGCAGCAACCCGAACTCCGGATGATCTCGCCGCGCCTGGATCAACAGGCACTCGCGCAAATCACGCGCGGCCACCCCCACCGGATCGAAGGTCTGAATCAACGCCAGGATCCCCTCGACCCGATCCACCGAGGTGCCCGCATCTTCGGCGATCTCCTCCACGCTCACCGACGCCAGAAACCCCGACTCATCGAGGTTGCCGATCAGGAGCGCGCCCACGTACTCATCCTCCGGCGCAAGCTCCGCCAGGCGCAGCTGCTCCATCAGGTGATCGACCAGCGACTCACTCGTCGAGAGCGTCTGCTCAAGCCCGGGCAAATCCTCCCCGCGCATCCCCTTATAATGGTTGGTCGGACCGTCGGACCCGCCAAACTTCTCGGCGTAGGCCTCCCAATCCACCTCCCCCATATCCCGCTCATCGGCCCGAACCTCCGCCAACTCCTCGCGCCGATCCGACTCCCGCTCGGCGGGCCCCTCCGACTCGTAAGGCTCCGGGATCTCTTCGAGCACCGGGTTTTCCACCATCTCCTGGCGAACCTCGGCAATCAGCTCCATGCGTGAGAGCTGCAAAAGCTTAATCGCCTGCTGCAACTGCGGGGTCATCCGCAGCTGCTGCGACATCTTCACTGATTGGCGCAGCTCCATCGCCATATGCGTCTCTCCCGTCTTCAGTCAGTCATCTCGAAGCGCCCGTTCCCACACCCCATTCTCCGGGTCAGGCTTCATCTCGCGGGGATTCCCGGCGCTCTCTACAGACCTTCAGCGTATAAAATTGGCGTCCTCTTCGCAAGCTTCCGCACTTTTGGTACAGCTCTTGCTTAATAGTACCCACATCGAGTCGGGCGCGTAGCTCAGCCTCGACGTGAAGGCCGCCACATGCCCTCATTTTCCCTTGTACTGAGCGCATTTAACGACGTTTCGCTATCCCTGAGTCTCACGCGCCTCTCGGGCGCTGCTCCGGCACCATGACATCGATGTCAGAGCCTGGAGCAGGCCCACTTCATCGACCCTGTTTGTCTGGAGTTCCCCATGAAGACCTCAATGAAATGGCTGGCCCCCCTTCTCCTGGCGATCCCGCTGAGCGCCTGCGGCGGCGACGAGCCCCCGCCCTTCGACGCGCGTGAGAACCTGCTCACCATCGAAGACCAGACCCCCGAAAACCCCTCGGAGATCATCGTCTCCGAAGTGCTCGCTGAGAGCGCCGGCTACGTGGTGATTCACGACGCCGATGAAGAAGGTGAGCTCGGCGAACCTCTCGGCGCCCTGCCGGTGGAGGCCGGCAGCGCCACCGACCTGACCATCGAGCTTGCCCGCCCGCTTCTCGACCAGGAACTCCTCTACGGCAGCCTCTACCTGAGCGAAGACAACGCCGAGACCTTCGAGCCCGACGACGCGCTCCTCGCCATCGACCGCGGTGAGCCGGTCCGCGTGCAGTTTACGGTGAGCATTGAGGTTGAAGAGATCGCCCCGGCGCTCGTCGTCGAAGATCAGATCGCCGATCCCATCAACGAGGTCGTCATCGCCGAAGTGGCCAGCGACGTCGACGCCTGGATCATCATCCGCGCCGACGACGAGGGCACCCCCGCCGACGTCATCGCCAGCGCCCCGATTGAGGCCGGCACCTACGAAGACGTCCGCGTCGCACTCTCACGAGACGCCTTCGAGGGAGAGACCCTCCACGCCTCGCTGCACATCGACGCGGTCGCCGACGACGACTTCGACCCGGAGGCGGACATTGTTGTCATGGTGGATGAAGAGCCCCTCCAGGCCAGCTTCGTCGTCACCCTTCCCGAGCTTCAGCCGGTGGCCAGCATCAGCGTCGACAACCAGTCGGTGAGCTTTGAGGCCGCCGACAGCATCGTGATCGCCGCGGCCAAACTCCAGGGTTTTGCCGGCTGGATCGCCATCTACGCCGATGAGGGCGGAGAGCCCGGCGAGCTGCTCGCCAGCGAACTTTTCTCCGCCGGTGAGCTTGAGAACATCACCATCGCGCTCGATGAAGCGCTGGCCGCCAACGCCACCCTTCACGCCCGTATCCACCAGGAGAGCCCGGCCGACGGCAACTTCACCTTCGACGGCGAAAATGACGAAGATCCCATCGTCGTCGTCGACGAAGAGCCCGTCATGGCCACCTTTGATGTGACCCTCATCGATCCCTCCGCCCCGCAGCTCACCGCCGAAGATCAGCTCCTGGAGAGCCTGCCCCTCAACGAAGTCACCATCGCCGAACTCGTCTACGACCAGGCGGGCTGGCTTGCGATTTACGACGCCGAAGACACCATCCTCGGCGCCGTCGCCGTGGCCGCCGACCCGGCCGTCAAAGCCAACATCGTCGCCACCCTGGATCGCGACGTCGTCGACAATGAACTCCTGCGTGTGGTGCTGCACGCCGACGCCAACGCCGGCGACGCCTTCGACGCCCAGGCCGACCTCCCCGTGCTCGACGCCACCGAGACCGGCGTCGAGGCCAGCTTCACCGTCGAACTTCTGGAAAACAGCCTGGAAGCCCGCGACCAGGCCCTCAATGAAGTCTCCACCGAAGTGCGCATCGACGCGCTGCACGCCGCAGAAGACGTCATCCTGGAGATCTTTGCCGAGGCCGACGACAGCGTCCTGCTCGCCGAAGCCGCTCTCGGCTACGGCATCCACCAGGACATCGCTCTGACCCTGGGTCGCCCCCTGGTCGATGGCGAGGTCATCGTCGCGCAGCTCTTCGTGCTCGAAGAAGGCGCCCGCGTGCCGGCCGAAGACGACGCCGGAAACCCGGTGCGCGTCACCTTCGAAGTCACCGTCCCCGACGGCACCCCGGCGGTCTTTCTCACCTTCAGCGCCAACAGCACCAACTACCGTGTCTCGGCGGTGCGCCCGGCCGGCTACGTCGACATCGTCAGCGGCGGCTCCGACGCCGACAACCCGACCATCACCCTCTTCAACGGCTGGCGCTACGGCATCAACAACACCGTCTACAGCACTCACCCCCTGGAATTTGGCATCTACGACAACCCGCCCCTGGGTTTCCCCACCTTTAACGCGCTGCTCTCTCAGGACGGGAGCGGCTCCTACGATGACGACAGCCAGGTCAACCGCGTCGCCGACGGCCAGCGTCTCTGGTTTACCCTCAGCCAGGATCTGGTGGACGCCGGTCTCTCCACATACCGTTCTGGCGAGACGCCCGTCTTAATGCGCGGCGACATCACCATCGAAGACGCCCCCGCGCTCACCGAGCGTTGATCGCCTTGTGGCAGCTTCGCGCCCATCTTCTGTGAGACGGGCGCGTCTCCCCGGCCCGCCGCCGACCTCATCATGGTCGGCGGCGGGCTTTTTGTTGTGCGCGACCGCTTCCTTCTCTACCTTTCCCTGGTCCTC
Proteins encoded:
- a CDS encoding DUF7282 domain-containing protein — encoded protein: MKTSMKWLAPLLLAIPLSACGGDEPPPFDARENLLTIEDQTPENPSEIIVSEVLAESAGYVVIHDADEEGELGEPLGALPVEAGSATDLTIELARPLLDQELLYGSLYLSEDNAETFEPDDALLAIDRGEPVRVQFTVSIEVEEIAPALVVEDQIADPINEVVIAEVASDVDAWIIIRADDEGTPADVIASAPIEAGTYEDVRVALSRDAFEGETLHASLHIDAVADDDFDPEADIVVMVDEEPLQASFVVTLPELQPVASISVDNQSVSFEAADSIVIAAAKLQGFAGWIAIYADEGGEPGELLASELFSAGELENITIALDEALAANATLHARIHQESPADGNFTFDGENDEDPIVVVDEEPVMATFDVTLIDPSAPQLTAEDQLLESLPLNEVTIAELVYDQAGWLAIYDAEDTILGAVAVAADPAVKANIVATLDRDVVDNELLRVVLHADANAGDAFDAQADLPVLDATETGVEASFTVELLENSLEARDQALNEVSTEVRIDALHAAEDVILEIFAEADDSVLLAEAALGYGIHQDIALTLGRPLVDGEVIVAQLFVLEEGARVPAEDDAGNPVRVTFEVTVPDGTPAVFLTFSANSTNYRVSAVRPAGYVDIVSGGSDADNPTITLFNGWRYGINNTVYSTHPLEFGIYDNPPLGFPTFNALLSQDGSGSYDDDSQVNRVADGQRLWFTLSQDLVDAGLSTYRSGETPVLMRGDITIEDAPALTER
- the hpf gene encoding ribosome hibernation-promoting factor, HPF/YfiA family, encoding MNANVSFRNMDSSASLRNYATAKLERICDKYVQGKIDASVVMTVEKFWHIADFTLQIKNLTVKGAERSEDMYSSIDLALDKIEKQLRRHKDRLRDHKPTNGQAKMFKMAVVSPIAAESAAEIDSEFAEDYELYPEPSAAEETPVVETVNTPSGRVSVLRNKLYEAKPMSIDEAVLQLDLLEDRQFFVFTNAETQAINVVYKRDDKNVGVIET
- a CDS encoding S9 family peptidase codes for the protein MSESTQKQVPFGLWSSKLGPEMLAGELRFLDVSWGGKGRTLVWAERIDGRGVLMVQRPDQAARALNDELSVSGGVGYGGGEFDVREDLVVFAASDGRLYAADLDKGRPRPLSPEWGKVASPAISPDGQWVAYVHRVNDEDVIAVVPTDGSQWPVKVAQGADFYMQPAWSPSGDRLVWVSWDHPQMPWTQTRLETAGIDMTGGVVRVGPRSSVVEKEGVAVQQPQYSPDGRWLSYLSDESGFWQVVLQDVQSGESRVIEREGVEFGGPPWIQGLRFYDWTQDSEAVIALGSVRGEHHLERLGVDGSARRLPGLEGYTSLAQPRVTTGGAVALIASSSKRPPRVITVAAGSVQVRRFASSERLEEDELAAARAVSWAVQGDDGDDVEVHGIFYPPTNPAYRASGKPPVLVMIHGGPTAQRVMGWEARNQFFATRGFAVLDVNYRGSTGYGRAYMEALFGKWGEADVEDAVAAVRFLDEEGLADGQRAVIMGGSAGGYTVLKALVDHPGTFKAGVCLYGISDLFALQRGTHKFEAHYNDSLIGPLPEAADLYRERSPINRAERISDALAIFHGAKDSVVPLDQAEAIAGSLRRRGVPHLYHVYEEEGHGWRRAQTIDHFHRKVLEFLVEKVVY
- a CDS encoding aldehyde dehydrogenase family protein, coding for MIPSRANFIAGQWTTPARAQNTLRRENPALKDELIFETPWSTDAVNLAVDAARKALPAWDKLGVEGRLPYIERFRKALDARKEGLARAITTEMGKPLWESRGEAGALTAKIDIMSTEGLDLTSPVHPEGLQGGSWHHRPLGPLAVLCPYNFPLHLPNGHIIPALLTGNTLIVKPSELAPLSMQLYFECAQEADFPPGVLNLVHGPGEVGAALSAHPRVAGVLFTGSFATAQRIRRATFDQPWKLLALEMGGKNTAIVLDDANLDQAAHEILLASCLTTGQRCSATSRVVAHTTIIDALQDRLVALLERVTTGDPTTEGDTAPFMGPLADRRGFEDFLNVQQQDDQGTLIPILEGGAHPELQRGYFVRPALWRASQLNAQGEHQTEELFGPDIVLYEASDAASAARLANATDYGLAMSVFTADPERFDALTYELDCGILNLNRSTVGASSRLPFGGIKKSGNHRPAAILAPLYCTYPQARLQQPAEFSPDTPHSGPLNLLKPA
- a CDS encoding RCC1 domain-containing protein — translated: MFFPAAVTRQFAILILLTTLALTAACTSSQCESNADCFEGEVCNIGACQPESIVTDDTDLDAGNLPDAEEDANDADLDATSPDVDEDANANTDVEDADATDTEDAEDPHADAVIADADVSEDPEDPDADVSEDPEPTITAIAAGTFHTCAIYDEALYCWGRNSHGQLGQPSNEAGFYHTPTLVAGLESGVSAVAAGSDFTCAVQDGALLCFGKGGLGQLGRGEAVDSNSANPTPTPVVGLESGVSAVAAGSIHACVIQNGALKCFGYNGLGALGDARTAGESNPDAITPTPITAEGLDAGVTLVSAGGHHTCALHNGVVKCFGNNSQGQLGHDQNLGQDTHNPTPTAIAGLTDVTLLEGGEYTTCAIASGAARCWGHNYYGQAGHPDNFDTLGVQDHTLHTVEGFAASATDLSSGRQHTCAVKDAIVYCFGANNSGRCGHDGDSTYQPIALSTLTDVSLIASGNIHSCALAGGQLYCWGNATYGQTGATTSSHIPNLVTFP
- the rpoN gene encoding RNA polymerase factor sigma-54 → MAMELRQSVKMSQQLRMTPQLQQAIKLLQLSRMELIAEVRQEMVENPVLEEIPEPYESEGPAERESDRREELAEVRADERDMGEVDWEAYAEKFGGSDGPTNHYKGMRGEDLPGLEQTLSTSESLVDHLMEQLRLAELAPEDEYVGALLIGNLDESGFLASVSVEEIAEDAGTSVDRVEGILALIQTFDPVGVAARDLRECLLIQARRDHPEFGLLHAMIEEHIPDLERKSYGKIARAQGVELDEVIEAAKALSFFEPRPGRAYSDDEPRYITPDIYIRKLDGEWVPVLNEDGLPRLRISNFYKKELARKKEEGERDEVKDYIQDKLRGALWLIRSIEQRQNTIVKVTESIIKFQRDFFEKGVEHLKPLVLRDVAEDIGMHESTVSRVTSSKYVHTPRGVFELKYFFNSSITNLGGDDLASEAVKAKIRDIVAHEDPKKPLSDARIVELLKEEEIDIARRTVAKYREMMGILSSSKRKQLF